The genomic stretch TTGTGGTAGGGCCCTTTGGATTTCCCTAAAGGCAAGCACTATCTTTGGTGTTTCCAACAATTTCTGCCAGGCAGAAAAGAGTTTAGCAAAGAATCCTACAAAGCTGAAAGGGGCCGTGGAGATTTACTAACCCAAACCTCGACCACACCACGGGAGAGCACCAAACATTGAGGGCTTTGGGTTTGGGGattgggggttttttgttgttgtttttaggtgGCTTGACATCTTCCCCATTTGCTCTGGACCAAAGACGGGTTATCAAGAACGCAACTGACTTTTGGATGCCGGCGCATTAAACGACAGACGTACCAGGGGGCACTCTTAACCCCCCTGGGAAGACTGGAAGGCACAAGGCGCCTCCAAGTTCATACACACACAAGTCCCATGGAGCCCAGACCCACTCTGGGCCTCCCACTACCAGCGCCCCCCCGCCTCGCCCACGCGCGCACCCACTCCCTCCGCCACGCGCCGTGGGCCCGCCTCCTCTGCGGGCAGCCCACCCCAGGCGAGCGCGGCGGAGGCGGCTCCGAGGGGCTGcgcccaggggagggggcgggagcggggggcggggccgccgAGCTGCCCCAGCGGCGCGCGGGCGCGGGGCGGGAGCGCGCGACCCGAGGGGAGGCTCCGGCGCCCGGGGGAGGGGCTAGGGGCAGGCCCCCGGCTGCAGCAGAGCGGAGCCGGGCGGAGGGAGGAGCGGGCTCCAACTCCGGCCCCCTGGCACACCGGCGCCCACGCCTTCGGGTCCGCGGCCCCCAAGAGCAGGTGGCGGCGGGCGAGGAAGGGGCCCCCGCGGCGGAGGGTGGGCGTCAGAAGCCCAGCGCGTACCAGACTCCTCGTCCTTCTTGTCGAATTTTTTAATCATCTTGGACGACTTCCCAGCGCCCAGACCCACCGCAACCGTCCCAGGCGCCGCAGCCGGCGAGCGGAAGAGGCTGCAGGAAGGCCGGCCCCGTGCTCTGGAGCCGGTTGGGTCGCCGTCCCGTCACTCGGGGAGAAGGCCCGCCCTTCCCCGGCTGTCGCGGCCGCTCATGTCCCCTGGGGACGCGGCCacgccctctcctcctcccccagccggGCGGAGGCGGGGCCAGGCGCTGGGCCCCCGGGGCTGCGTCCTGGCCCCTACCGCCACGGGTCCGAGCTGGGGCTAGCCCCGGCCCACCCAGCCGGCCACAGGGCAACCCAAGCCCGGAGCGGGCACAATGCGATTTTATTTGGTTGGCACGTCGTGGATGGCGACTTCCGCAGGCCCCTTAGTCTCTGGAGACCGAAGCGAGAGGCCTGGAGGATTTGTTTTCACTTGATGACAGTGGCGTTTTTTATAATCCACTGCTGGGCCCTTCCATTGCGGAAGCCGTTCTCTCCTGGCACAGCTGTGGTGGGTTTCTCTTCCAGGAGCGATGAAAGGGTTAGTGGTTCCCAAATCATCTTGGAAGTCGGCATGTCACTCCCTGACTTGGCGACTGCTGTTAACAAAGCACAGGGCACCTTAGTGAATGTGCACATCCAGAGGCTCTGGAAGGACACCCAATGTGAGGCAAGAAAGAGACCCACTTGGAGGGACCAGAAAGCTGGTCTTTACTCTTAGCAAGAGGCATCACGGACTACCATGCCCAACCTTCTTTATAGTTCTGGATTCCTTCCCTTCATCAAAACCCAGTTTAAAACACTGCCAGTTTAGTCTTCCCTGTTTCATCCCACCCCTTTCAGATGATTCCTTCTGCAACCGTGTGGACACCCAGGTCACTCTTACTAAGGTGCATTCACTTGTATTCATACTCTTCTTAGTCTTTTCCTAAAGTGGAGGTGGTTTTCAGTTCTCCTGAGAGTGTAACCAAGAAAATGTTACTGTCTTTGGTTTCAGTGTCATCACTTTATCCAGATTCTCTTTTAACGTCTGCCTGTTCTTGGAAGCTTCCATGGCGGGCTCCTCTTGCTTCCATCCCTCCCCACTTTTTGGATGCGTTATGCCTTGTAAATGTCCCTTGACTCGGCTTCCTTATTCCTACTGCGATCGCCTTTTTTCGGGCCCTGTCCTCTAACTCCTGGACAGCCTCCTAATCAGGCCCCATCCAAACCTTCTCTGTGTAATCTTTATTTGGATGCCTGGTAAACAAGGAAAGTGATTGGCTACTGGCAGAAGGAGGGCTGGCTGGCGGTGTCTTTTGCTTGAAGTGGAGACATTGCTTCAACTCCACAGACCCATTCTTTAGGGAAAGCACCATAATGGGCTCTTCAGATACTGTTACCTAAAGCAAGTATGTACTCACTTTTCTTGAGGGAAACTGTAAAGTCGCCAGAAATCTAATAATTGTTGCAGACTGAGATATTAAGTGTTCTGTTCAGAAATGTAAATTAGGTAGATCATTAACAGGTTCTTGCCTGTTAATGATCTAcccaatttacattttaatttttaattattataaatttgaCTAAGtgtatgtcagaaaaaaaaatgtgactagTATATCAAGCCCATGATGTCAGTGATGTAGTATTAggacaggaacacacacacacacaaaaacaaacaggggcgcctgggtggttcagttacttgagcatccgactcttaatttcggctcgggtcgtgatctcatggttcctgggttcgagccccgtctcAGTCCCCGTGCTaatagcactgagcctgcttgggattctcgctctctccctctttctgccctcccccccccccatcctcccaacctcgttccctctctctccaaataaataaacattttaaaaaaagaaaaaacaaaaaaccttttaaagaaaaacattatatgAGTAAGGGCAAATAACACATCAATATGGCCAAAACTATTAGAGTGGTAGGTGATGTCGTCTGGGAAACACCACACTAGAGCTTTCTTGAAATTTGAGGGTTTAAATGGGATCCAAAGCCTAGTGCCACCTGGGCCTCTTAACAGTTGTTAGCTTCCATGCTATGAGAAAAAATAGTCTCCAGAACCTCCACGAGACTTGTTGATTTGCCCTTTTCTCTTGTCCCCCAAAATTTGTGCCTCCTGCCCACACCTCAGATCTGTAAGCCATTGCTTTGCAAGAAAGAAGCTTACCAGCTTTCTTCATATCTCTTTCACAGACTGAAGCAAAGTTGAGCTGAgggtacatttttttctgtttctgcaaagCACAGACCTTCATATACTGCCCGTCACTTTTGAAATCATTGTAGGTGGAAAACCTTCACAAAGAAAGCTCACTTAGTAGATCCTAGGGCAGGGGGTTAATGGAACCAGTCACTACTTTATCAGATTCTGGGGGAGAAGAAAGGACAGTGACCAGATGGTGTCCATTGGTGGGAGTATTGCTCCGTGGGAGGGAAGTTTCTAGAACCTAGCATTGTAAACCTGTGCAGGAACTCCAGAATCTCTTACCTCTTCCCCAAATTAGATGTGGGCTGCTCCTATAACTCATTTCAAATGAAATCTCACAGCACCTTGTTCCTAAACTGCAGCCCTTTATATGCCCTAAGAGAAAATGTGGTTCTTCTTCTCACAGAGCTCTTTGAGTACTTCTTGTCACTCTCGAAAATCATTCTTAGTGAAAAACCTTAGTTTTGATTAACTCTCATTAGGGTCTAAATGAGGTTGGGGGTCATGTAGGGAAGCTGTCTCATCACTATGCAGTTATATATATTTCCTACAATCAAAAGTTTTTGTTAAGTTATGATGAAAACAGCAGCATGaataaggaaaagagaggaaggaaaatattcACCTAAACCACTGTTCTCGCTTGGATGTAGGATCAGCCAACAGGGTCACAGGAAaggttggtttcagctcagatcttaacttttttttctgagacatcAGGGGTAGGCAGAAGTTCTCAGGGGGGTTGTGCTGGTAACCTTCCTGCGGCAGAGGGAAGAAGGGTCAGTGAAGGAGGAAGCTGAACCCTTGGGACTGAACTAAGTTCCCGGACTAAGCTTCAATTCCTCTGAAAGGATGCGACAAACCctgccagagaggggaagtggggaCTGAAACCAAAAGAAGAGGAAGCCGTTCCCTGAGTGGGCTAAAACACTAGACCCCCTTATCCACGGaagatacattccaagaccccccaGTGGATGCCGAAAACCATGAAGGGTACCAAGCCCTAGACAtatactatctttttttcctatacatacatatgataaTGTTTAATGTATAAATGAGGCACAGTGAGGGATTAATAGCAATaaccaataaaatagaataattataatgtAACAAAGGTTATGTGaacgtggtctctctctctaaaaagagcGTACTGTACTGACCCTTCTTCCTGGGATGATGTGAGAAggtaaaatgcctacatgatgaaaTGAGGGAATGGCGTACGCACTGTGACTTAGCATTAGTCCCTCTTGATTAGATTATACCCAATTTGATTGTGGGTAACTGAAACCCTGCAAAGGTAAACCACAGATGAgggctgggggtgcggggggtgggAACGGGTGTACCTATTTGCTTTGTTGTCAAAAAACTTGTCCAAAGCTTGATCAGTTTCCTAAGTAATTGACTTGCCCAGTGGCCCTTTGAAGTGAACAGCA from Prionailurus viverrinus isolate Anna chromosome A2, UM_Priviv_1.0, whole genome shotgun sequence encodes the following:
- the TSGA13 gene encoding testis-specific gene 13 protein; this encodes MGQKRQTKFQDAVSTTPGTRSVKLEKGIGVDNDEIFDAVGPSKFVLKNLQEYTVHPNMAQYYEPLKPTALQKFLARNGKIKSFTLKVTEYDQDKTLLIMTNNPLPCPFDQQGKNIAPKYFPKELLLKEGYQHNPPENFCLPLMSQKKKLRSELKPTFPVTLLADPTSKREQWFRFSTYNDFKSDGQYMKVCALQKQKKMYPQLNFASVCERDMKKAAVAKSGSDMPTSKMIWEPLTLSSLLEEKPTTAVPGENGFRNGRAQQWIIKNATVIK